Proteins encoded together in one Gemmatimonadetes bacterium T265 window:
- the kbl gene encoding 2-amino-3-ketobutyrate coenzyme A ligase encodes MTTTLPPGGALAADLQAQLDQLKADRVYKRLNYLESPQGARVRMEGRGEVLILSSNNYLGLANEPAVVEAGIDALRRYGAGTASVRFICGTFTVHRELEEALARFVGTEAALSYVSAWNANEALTATVVEAGDFVISDELNHASIIDSIRLAKAIKKCTTAVYRHGDMDDLRAKLAANRDARRKLVWTDGVFSMEGSIAKLPDILEIAREFGAAVVMDDSHATGVLGATGRGTAEHFGVLGEVDVITSTLGKALGGAAGGFIAGPAALVDMMTQRSRPQLFSNALPPTVAASSLAAVRVAEAEPGRVRTLRENTRYFREAIVEAGFAPLAGETPIVPIIVGETAAAIGMSDALLDEGVFVTGFGFPVVPQGQARVRCQISAAHTREDLDCAVAAFKRAGRRVGVLR; translated from the coding sequence ATGACGACGACTCTACCGCCCGGCGGCGCGCTCGCCGCTGACCTGCAGGCGCAGCTCGACCAGCTCAAGGCCGACCGGGTCTACAAGCGGCTCAACTATCTCGAGAGCCCGCAGGGCGCCCGCGTCCGCATGGAAGGGCGCGGTGAAGTGCTGATCCTCTCGTCGAACAACTACCTCGGCCTGGCGAACGAGCCGGCGGTGGTCGAGGCGGGGATCGACGCGCTGCGGCGCTACGGCGCGGGGACGGCGAGCGTGCGGTTCATCTGCGGCACGTTCACCGTGCACCGCGAGTTGGAAGAGGCGCTCGCGCGCTTCGTCGGGACCGAGGCCGCCCTGTCGTACGTGAGCGCGTGGAACGCGAACGAGGCGCTCACGGCGACGGTCGTCGAGGCCGGCGACTTCGTGATCTCGGACGAGCTGAACCACGCGTCGATCATCGACTCGATCCGGCTGGCGAAGGCGATCAAGAAGTGCACGACGGCCGTTTACAGGCACGGCGACATGGACGACCTGCGCGCGAAGCTCGCGGCGAACCGGGACGCGCGGCGGAAGCTCGTCTGGACGGACGGCGTGTTCTCGATGGAGGGGTCGATCGCGAAGCTGCCCGACATCCTCGAGATCGCGCGGGAGTTCGGCGCGGCGGTGGTGATGGACGACTCGCACGCGACCGGCGTCCTCGGCGCGACGGGGCGCGGGACGGCGGAGCACTTCGGCGTCCTGGGCGAGGTGGACGTGATCACGTCGACGCTCGGCAAGGCGTTAGGCGGGGCGGCGGGCGGGTTCATCGCGGGGCCGGCGGCGCTCGTCGACATGATGACGCAGCGGTCGCGGCCGCAGCTGTTCTCGAACGCGCTGCCGCCGACGGTCGCGGCGAGTTCGCTCGCGGCGGTGCGGGTGGCGGAGGCCGAGCCGGGGCGCGTGCGGACGCTGCGCGAGAACACGCGGTACTTCCGGGAGGCGATCGTCGAGGCGGGGTTCGCGCCGCTCGCCGGCGAGACGCCGATCGTGCCGATCATCGTCGGCGAGACGGCGGCGGCGATCGGGATGAGCGACGCGCTGCTCGACGAGGGGGTGTTCGTGACCGGGTTCGGGTTCCCGGTCGTGCCGCAGGGGCAGGCGCGGGTGCGGTGCCAGATCTCGGCCGCCCACACGCGCGAGGACCTCGACTGCGCGGTCGCGGCATTCAAGCGCGCGGGGCGGCGGGTCGGAGTTCTGCGTTAG
- a CDS encoding putative 3-methyladenine DNA glycosylase, whose product MTRRPAPPFPVAFYDRDPRPVARALLGAVLECRTPAGTARGRVVETEAYLGPHDPACHAVAGRTRRTWHLHGPPGRAYVYRIYGMHWCFNAVTLPEGVGSAVLVRAVAPLGDLALARARRPGVRRDADLTNGPGKLCAALGIDGRLDGAPLDGTPLDFQLALVLRPDVAVADDDVLVTPRIGITRAADWPLRYLVRGDACVSRTPPTFYRRPYAPGVDAV is encoded by the coding sequence GTGACCCGACGGCCCGCTCCCCCGTTCCCCGTCGCCTTTTACGACCGCGACCCACGCCCCGTCGCCCGCGCGCTGTTAGGCGCCGTCCTCGAGTGCCGCACGCCCGCGGGCACGGCCCGCGGGCGCGTCGTCGAGACCGAGGCCTACCTCGGCCCGCACGACCCCGCGTGCCACGCCGTCGCCGGCCGCACGCGGCGGACCTGGCACCTCCACGGCCCGCCCGGCCGCGCGTACGTCTACCGCATCTACGGGATGCACTGGTGCTTCAACGCCGTCACCCTCCCCGAGGGGGTGGGCAGCGCCGTGCTCGTGCGCGCCGTCGCACCGTTAGGCGACCTCGCGCTCGCCCGCGCGCGGCGCCCCGGCGTCCGCCGCGACGCCGACCTCACCAACGGCCCCGGCAAGCTCTGCGCGGCCCTCGGCATCGACGGCCGCCTCGACGGCGCGCCGCTCGACGGCACGCCACTCGACTTCCAGCTCGCGCTCGTGCTGCGCCCGGACGTCGCGGTCGCGGACGACGACGTGCTCGTCACGCCGCGCATCGGCATCACGCGCGCCGCCGACTGGCCGCTCCGCTACCTCGTCCGCGGCGACGCGTGCGTCTCGCGCACCCCGCCGACCTTCTACCGTCGCCCCTACGCGCCGGGCGTCGACGCGGTCTGA